CACCTTGCTCCAGCGGTCGCCACAGCCCTCCGGCGGGGTGTAGGTGCTGGTGTACGGCGTGAAGTCGCGGAACTGCGCCTCGGCGAGGGTGACTTGGCAGGATGTGCCGGAGGGCTTGGGGACGGGCGGGGCGGCGGTCATGGGGTCGTGCCAGTCGGTGGTGCTGAACTCGGGCGGGGCGTCGGCGGATTGGGCGGGGGCCGCCGTGAGGAAGGTGCTCGCGAGGAGGGCCGCTCCGGCGAGCATGGACATGATGATCCGTCTCTTCATGGCCGGTGTTCTACGGGGAGTAGGGCGCCCTGCGCAATAAAAACCGTTTGCCTTCGGACACTCTGCGACGCGAACCTGTCACGGCTTGTTGCCACCCTCCCACCCTGTCCTCCCCCGTCCTCCACCCCTTCCGACCTGACACGAGCCACTGGGACGTCATGCAGATTCAAGACCTTCCGTATCCCGACCCCGGTGTGCCGGACGCACGCTCGGGTCCCCGATTCCTGCGGTGGCTCTTCCGGAATCAGCTGGGTGGGCAGCTGAAGTCGCTGGCCTGGGGCCTGCTGCACTTCGTGTCCGTCTCCGCGCTGCCGTTCTGTGTCGGACTCGCCATCCAGGCAGTCGTCGACCGCTCCGGCACCCGGCTGGCCCTCGCGGGCGGCCTGCTGGCGCTCGCCTGCGCCGGAAACGCGATCGGCGACACCTTCCTGCACCGCACCGCGGTCACCAACTGGATCACCGCCGCCGCCCGCGTCCAGCAGCTGCTGGCCCGCAAGGCCTCGGTGCTGGGCTCGGCGCTGACCCGGCGCGTCGCGGCCGGTGAGGTCGTGGCCGTCTCCACGGGTGACGTCGAGAAGATCGGCTGGTTCGTGGAGGCCGTGTCCCGGTTCACCGCCGCCGCGGTCACCGTCGTACTGGTCTGCGTCGCCCTGGTCCTCTACCAGCCCGCGCTCGGGGTGGTCGTCGCCGTCGGCCTGCCCGTCCTGGCGATCGCCGTGCTGCCGCTGCTGCCCCGCGCGACCAGGCGGGCGGACATCCAGCGCGAGAAGGCGGGGCGCGCCACCGAACTGGCCTCGGACACCGTCGCCGGACTGCGCGTCCTGCGCGGCATCGGCGGCGAGGAGCTGTTCCTCGACCGCTACCGCAGCGCCTCCCAGGAGGTACGCCACGCGGCCGTGCGCAGCGCCCGCATGTGGTCCCTGATCTCCGCGATCCAGGTGCTGCTGCCGGGGCTGCTGTTGATCGCGGTGGTCTGGTACGGCGTGCACCTGGCCCGCCAGGGCCGGATCACAGTAGGTGAACTGGTCACCGTCTACAGCTCGGTCATGGTCCTGACCCACCCCCTGCGGCACTTCGAGGAGATCGCGATGGCGTACTCCTTCTCGCGTCCGTCGGCCCGGCGGGCCGCGCGTGTCCTGTCGCTGGAGCGTGCCACGGACACGGGCGGATCGCGTGCCGCCGAGGTGCCGTCCGGAGACCTGTACGACCCGGCGACCGGTCTGCTGGCCCCCGTCGGCCGGTTCACCGCGGTGGTGTGCGGCGACCCGGACACGGCGGGGCGGCTGGCGGAACGGCTGGGCGGGCACCCCGCGGAGGAGAGCACCTCGGTGCTGCTCGGCGGCGTGCCGCTGGACGAGCTGCCGCTCGACTCGGCGCGAACGGCCGTCCTCGTCCAGGACAAGGACCCGGTGCTGCTGTCGGGCTCGCTGCGCGAACTGCTCGACGTTCCCGCGTCCGGTGACGTGGCCGCCGAGCGGGCACTGGCGGCGGCGCAGTGCGAGGACGTCCTCACCGCGCTCGTCCAGGGTTCACTCGACGCCCAGGATCCGCTGGACGCCCGGATCACCGAACGGGGGCGGTCCCTGTCCGGCGGCCAGCGGCAGCGGCTCGCGCTGGCCCGGTCGCTGCTGACGGACCCGGAAGTACTCGTCCTGGACGAACCGACCTCCGCCGTCGACTCGCACACCGAGGCACGGATCGCGACAGGCGTGAAGGAGTTGCGGGAGGGGCGCACGACCGTCGTGTTCACCTCCTCGCCGCTGCTCCTGGATCGCGCGGACCGGGTCGTGCTGGTGCACGAGGACGAGGTCACTGCGGTCGGCGTACACCGCGAACTCCTGATCAAGGAGCCCCGGTACCGGGCCGTCGTCACCCGCGAGACCGACGACGAGGCCGCCCTGAACGCCGTATGGGAAGAACTGGAAGAGATCGAGGAGACAGCATGATCGGCGTGGCGCCACCGGCCTACGACCCGGCGGCACCGACGACGGCGAACACCCTGCCCGTCGGCGCCACCACGACCGTACGCGCCTATGTGGCCGAACTCTTCCGCCGGCACCGCCCTGCCTTCCTGCTCCTCATCGGCGTCAACACGGTCGCGGTGCTCGCGTCGATGGCTGGCCCGTATCTGCTCGGCGGGCTCGTGGAGCGGGTGTCGGAGGGGGCGCGTGAACTCCATCTGGAGCTCACCGCCTCGCTGTTCATGATCGCGCTGGTCGTTCAGGCCGTGTTCGTACGGGAGGTGCGGCTGCGGGGCGCGATGCTCGGCGAGCGGATGCTGGCCGACCTGCGCGAGGACTTCCTCGTGCGGTCGGTCGGGCTGCCGCCGGGGGTCCTGGAACGTGCGGGGACCGGCGACCTGCTGTCCCGGATCACGACGGACATCGACCGGCTGGCCAACGCGATGCGCGAGGCCGTACCGCAGTTGGCGATCAGCGTGGTGTGGGCGGCGCTGCTGCTGGGCGGGCTCGTCGTCACGGCGCCGCCGCTCGCCGCCGCGGTGCTGCTCGCCGTGCCGTTGCTGGTGGTCGGCTGCCGCTGGTACTTCAAGCGCGCCCCGTCCGCCTACCGGTCGGAGGCCGCGGGGTACGCGTCCGTGGCCGCCGTGCTCGCCGAGACGGTGGACGCCGGGCACACCGTCGAGGCCCACCGCCTCGGCGATCGCCGGATCGAACTGTCGGACCGGCGGATCAAGGAGTGGACGGCCTGGGAGCGCTACACGATGTGGCTGCGGTCGGTGCTCTTCCCGGTCGTCAACGTCACCCATGTCACCGTGCTCTCATCGGTCCTGATGCTCGGCGGCGTCTTCGTCCTGCGGGGCTGGATCGACGTCGGCCAGCTGACCACGGGTGCGCTGATCGCGCAGATGCTCGTCGACCCGGTCGGGCTCATGCTGCGCTGGTACGACGAGCTTCAAGTCGCCGAGGTGTCACTGGCCCGGCTGGTCGGGGTCCGGGAGATCGAGCCGGACGACGGTGACGCCGAGGTGTCACCCGACGGGCGCGACGTGCGGGCGGACCGGGTCCACTTCGGCTACCTCGAAGGCGTGGACGTCCTGCGCAAGGTGTCCCTCGACGTCGCTCCGGGCACCCGGCTGGCGCTGGTCGGCCCGTCGGGCGCGGGGAAGTCCACGCTGGGCAGGCTGCTGGCCGGCATCTACGCGCCCCGGGGCGGCCACATCACCCTCGGCGGCGCCGAACTGTCCCGGATGCCCGCCGAGGCGGTCCGCTCCCATGTGGCGCTGGTCAACCAGGAACACCATGTGTTCGTCGGCGCCCTGCGGGACAACCTCCTGCTGGCCCGCACGGACGCCACCGACGCCGAGCTGTGGGCAGCCCTGGGCGCGGTCGACGCGGACGAGTGGGCGCGGGCGCTCGATGACGGCCTCGACACCGAGGTCGGCTCGGGCGGGGCGGTGCTCACGCCGGCGCAGGCCCAGCAGATCGCGCTGGCCCGCCTGGTGCTGGCCGACCCGCACACGCTCGTCCTGGACGAGGCCACCTCCCTGCTCGACCCACGCGCGGCACGCCACCTGGAGCGGTCCCTCGGCCGGGTCCTCGACGGCCGAACCGTCGTCGCCATCGCCCACCGGCTGCACACCGCCCACGACGCCGACGTCATCGCCGTCGTCGAGAACGGCCGGATCAGCGAGCTGGGCAGCCACGACGAGCTGGTCGCCGCGGACGGGGCGTACGCGGCGCTGTGGCGGTCCTGGCACGGGTGAGCCACTGAGCCGCTCGGTTCAGTAGCCGTCACCGCCGGTGCCGTCCTCTTCCGTCGAGGGGACGGCACCGGTGACGGCCCTGCCTTCGGCGTCGGGCACGTACCGGATCCCGTCGATGCCTGCCCCTTCAGGTCGCCCCCGTTCCGGTCCTGGGCGCGCGTGGTCGTCATGCAGATCACGGATGGCCCTCCCGGTACCCACTGCACATGCCGGCTCCTGCTCACCGACGGCTCCACCCGCGACGCCGGCGAGTGGTGGATGCCACCCTCCGGCCGGGCCACCTGGATCGCGTACGGGGACGCGGCAGCCGTCGACCGGGGCGAACTCGACGCCGACGACGGCCGCGTTCGGTCGTCGGCGGATCTGGGCGATTGACCTCGGGCTGTCCCGTCCCAGGGATGGTGTGCGGGCCGATCGCGCGCCCGGGCGGGGTGTCACAAGGGCCGTCCCGCCGAACCCGGCCCTCTCCCTCCCGTGCCGTTGCGCGGTGCCGAAAGGGGGTGGAAGGCTGGATATCGGTACCGGCTCGCGGAGTGCGGCCGGGAACCGCTCGGCTCCGGTCGAGTGCGCCCCGCGCCCCGCGCCCCGGCCGCCCGTCGCCGACCGCGGTCGGAACGGGCCCGTCCCCATCACCTGGAGGTACCCGTGAACAGCGTCGACGGATGGGGAGACGACGTCTACCAGCCCGACGGATCCGAGGTCCAGGACGACGCCGGGTTGCTGGACGCGGAGGACACCCTGGTCGACGACGGTGTCGACGACCCCCTCGACCGGGGCTGGTCTCCTCCGGACAGACCATGGGCGGTGGAGCGCTCCGACGTGACGGCCGCCGAGCGCCTGCACGGCGAGACGCTGGACCAACGGCTCGCCGAGGAGCTGCCGGATCTCACGGAGCCGGACGGGGACGGCATCGGAGACAGCCAGGGCACCGATGGGGAACTCTGGGACAACGAGGTCGGCACCGTCCGCTCCGGCCGTCTGGTGGCCCCCGACGAAGGAGCGCACGAGGACGAGGAGAGCGCGATGATCGCCACAGACGTCGGTATCGACGGCGCCGCGGCCTCGGCCGAGGAGGCCGCCATGCACATCGTCGACGAGGACACCCTGTCCGGCTGACCCGTCGTCCCCCGCGCCGACGATCCCGGTGCCGTACAAGGAGCCGCCATGCAGCAGGACAAGCACCCCGACTACCACCCGGTCGTCTTCCGCGACCGCGCCGCCGGCTACGCCTTCCTGACCCGGTCCACCGCCACGAGCGAGCAGACCATCGAGTGGGACGACGGCGAGACCTACCCGGTCGTGGACGTGGAGATCTCCTCCGAGAGCCATCCCTTCTACACCGGCAAGGCACGGACCGTGGACACCGAGGGCCGCGTCGCCAAGTTCGAGAAGCGGTACGGCAGCACCGGGCACAGCGGCTGACAGCACTGGGCAGGTGAGGCCGGGCCCACGGCAACCTGTGCCCCGCCCTGGCGGCGGCGGGCTCAGATGAAGTTGAGCGCCGCCGCGCAGCCCACGCCCCCGAGCAGCATGAAGGCCGGCATCAGCACCTTCAGCTCGACCCAGCTGCCCGCCCGGAACCGCATGGCCTTCGGCGGGCCGATGGGGTACCAGCGCTTGCGGCCCACCGGGATCGGCCAGAGTATCGGGCAGCCGGAGACGGTCAGCGCGTCCCCGATGTCGTGCACCAGCGCGCCCAGCAGGATCGGCAGGCCCAGCCACAGGTACTCCTGGCCGGGCTCGGTGAACAGCCAGCTCGCGCCGTTGCCCGGCTCGTCCAGGACACCCGCGAGAATCCATGCGCTGGTGGCCGCGAGCAGCCACACCAGGACATCGGCGCTGGAGCCTCGCGTCGCCCGCCACAGCAGGCCTTCGATGGCCAGCACTATGTGCGCGAACAAAATCGCCAGCACCGCCCAGCGCCCCCCGGTGATCGCCAGGACCGAGGCGCCCGCGCCGATCAGGACGGCCCACAGCCAGGTGTGGGTGAGCGTGCGGTGCCCGCCGGAGCGGCGCGGGTCGCCCTGCTTCTTCGTGGCCTTGTAGACGGCGTACGACAGCTTGTCGACGATCTCGCACAGCCCGCGCGAGAGCGGTCCGAAGGCCCGCGAGATGGTGGCCGCCTTGTGGTCGAGGTCCGGGGCGAGCGCGGCGCCGGCACAGATCAGGGCGCCCACCAGGAGCACCGGCCACGGCATCGTGTGCCCTGTCGCAGCCGCCGCCGCTCCGACGCCGAGCCAGGCCGCGGCCCCCGACAGTGAGTGTGCTGGTCCCATCATCGCCGTTGCCCGCCCCATTCGTTGTGTGCCGCTGTCCAGTTGACCGGGTGCGCTGACGCTCCGTCGGCGAGACAGCGTAGCGTTCGCGATCTTCGGGCCTGCATCCGATTCCCCTATCGGGCAGGAGGGCAGGCAAGATGGGGGCGTGACCCTCATCGATCAGCTGCCGCCGACCGCCGACCCCGACGCTCTCTATGAGGCCTTCGAGTCGTGGGCCCAGGAGAGCGGCCTCACCCTCTACCCCCACCAGGAGGAGGCGCTGATCGAGGTGGTCTCCGGTGCGAATGTGATCGTGTCGACGCCCACCGGCTCCGGCAAGAGCATGATCGCGGCGGGTGCGCACTTCGCCGCCCTGGCCCGTGACGAGGTCACCTTCTACACAGCCCCGATCAAGGCGCTCGTCTCGGAGAAGTTCTTCGAGCTGTGCAAGCTCTTCGGCACCGAGAACGTCGGCATGCTCACCGGCGACGCGTCCGTCAACGCCGACGCTCCCGTCATCTGCTGCACCGCCGAGGTGCTCGCGTCGATCGCCCTGCGCGACGGCAAGAACGCCGACGTCGGCCAGGTCGTGATGGACGAGTTCCACTTCTACGCGGAGGGCGACCGGGGCTGGGCCTGGCAGATCCCGATCCTCGAACTGCCGCAGGCGCAGTTCGTCCTGATGTCGGCCACGCTCGGCGATGTCTCGATGTTCGAGAAGGACCTCACCCGGCGCACCGGCCGCCCGACCGCGGTGGTCCGCTCGGCGACCCGTCCCGTGCCGCTGTCCTACGAGTACAAATTCACGCCGCTCACCGAGACACTGACCGAGCTGCTGGAGACCAAGCAGGCGCCGGTCTACATCGTGCACTTCACCCAGGCTCAGGCCGTGGAGCGGGCGCAGGCGCTGATGAGCATCAACATGTGCTCGCGCGAGGAGAAGGACCAGATCGCCGAGCTGATCGGCAACTTCCGCTTCACCACCAAGTTCGGCCGCAACCTCTCCCGCTACGTCCGGCACGGCATCGGTGTCCATCACGCCGGCATGCTGCCCAAGTACCGCCGCCTGGTGGAGAAGCTCGCGCAGGCCGGTCTGCTGAAGGTCATCTGCGGCACGGACACGCTCGGCGTGGGCGTCAACGTCCCCATCCGCACCGTGCTGTTCACGGCTCTCACCAAGTACGACGGCAGCCGCGTGCGCACGCTGCGCGCCCGTGAGTTCCACCAGATCGCGGGGCGGGCCGGGCGCGCGGGCTTCGACACGGCGGGCTTCGTCGTGGCGCAGGCGCCCGAGCACGTGGTCGAGAACGAGAAGGCGCTCGCCAAGGCGGGCGACGACCCGAAGAAGCGCCGCAAGGTGGTCCGCAAGAAGGCGCCCGAGGGTTTCGTCGGGTGGACGGAGAACACCTTCGAGAAGCTCATCGCCTCCGATCCGGAGCCGCTGACCTCGCGTTTCCGGGTGACGCACACGATGCTGCTGTCGGTGATCGCCCGGCCCGGCAACGCCTTCGAGGCGATGCGGCACCTCCTGGAGGACAACCACGAGTCGCGCAAGCAGCAGCTCAGGCACATCCGGCGGGCGATCGCCATCTACCGCTCGCTGCTGGACGGCGGCATCGTCGAGAAGCTCGACGAGCCGGACGCCTCGGGCCGCATCGTGCGCCTCACCGTCGATCTCCAGCAGGACTTCGCGCTCAACCAGCCGCTGTCCACGTTCGCCCTGGCCGCGTTCGAGCTGCTGGACCCCGAGTCGCCGTCGTACGCGCTGGACATGGTGTCCGTCGTCGAGTCGACGCTGGACGACCCACGGCAGATCCTCGTCGCCCAGCTGAACAAGGCGAAGGGCGAGGCCGTGGCCGCGATGAAGGCGGACGGTGTCGAGTACGAGGAGCGCATGGAGCGGCTCCAGGACATCTCGTACCCGAAGCCCCTGGAAGAGCTGCTCTTCCACGCCTACGACACCTACCGCAAGAGCCATCCCTGGGTGGGCGACCACCCGCTGTCGCCGAAGTCCGTCATCCGCGACATGTACGAACGGGCCATGTCCTTCACGGAGTTGGTGTCCTTCTACGAGCTGGCCCGCACCGAGGGCATCGTCCTGCGCTACCTCGCCTCCGCCTACAAGGCCCTCGACCACAACATCCCCGACGACCTCAAGTCCGAGGATCTGCAGGACCTGATCGAGTGGCTCGGCGAGATGGTGCGCCAGGTCGACTCCAGCCTGCTGGACGAGTGGGAGCAGCTCGCCAACCCGGAGGAGATGACCGCCGAGGAGGCCCAGGAGAAGGCCGACGAGGTCAAGCCGGTGACTGCGAACGCGCGCGCCTTCCGGGTCCTGGTGCGCAACGCCCTGTTCCGCCGGGTCGAGCTGGCCGCCCTCGACCAGGTCGAGGAGCTGGGCGAGATGGACGCGGAGTCGGGCTGGGACGCGGACACCTGGGGCGAGGCGATGGACAACTACTGGGACGAGTACGACGACCTCGGCACCGGCCCCGACGCCCGCGGCCCCAAGCTGCTCGTCATCAAGGAAGAACCGCAGCACGGCCTGTGGCGCGTGCGCCAGATCTTCGACGACCCGAACGACGATCATGACTGGGGCATCAGCGCGGAGATCGACCTCGCCGCCTCCGACGCTGAAGGCCGTGCGGTCGTCCGTGTCACCGACGTCGGCCAGCTGTGAGCACAGGAGAATCCCACCCATGACGAATCCGGCCGAGAGGCTCGTCGACCTGCTCGACCTGGAGCAGATCGAGGTCAACATCTTCCGGGGCCGCAGCCCGCAGGAGTCTTTGCAACGGGTCTTCGGCGGCCAGGTGGCCGGCCAGGCGCTGGTCGCCGCCGGGCGCACCACGGACGGCGAGCGCCCGGTGCACTCGCTGCACGCGTACTTCCTGCGCCCGGGCCGGCCGGGCGTGCCGATCGTGTACCAGGTCGAGCGGGTCCGGGACGGCCGGTCGTTCACCACCCGTCGGGTCACCGCCGTGCAGCAGGGCCGCACGATCTTCAATCTCACCGCCTCCTTTCACAAGCCTGAGGAAGGTTCCTTCGAGCACCAGCTGCCGCCGGCCCGCAAGGTCCCGGACCCGGAGTCCCTGCCGACGGTGACGCAGCAGGTCCGGGAGCATCTGGGCGCGCTGCCCGAGCAGTTCGAGCGCATGGCCCGGCGTCAGCCCTTCGACATCCGCTATGTGGACCGGCTGCGCTGGACCGCCGAGGAGGTCAAGAACGCCGAGCCGCGCAGCGCCGTGTGGATGCGTGCGGTCGGGCCGCTCGGTGACGACCCGCTCGTGCACACCTGCGCGCTGACCTACGCCAGCGACATGACCCTCCTGGACGCCGTCCGGATCCCGGTCGAACCCCTGTGGGGCCCACGGAACTTCGACATGGCGTCACTGGACCACGCCATGTGGTTCCATCGGCCGTTCCGCGCGGACGAGTGGTTCCTCTACGACCAGGAGTCGCCGATCGCGACGGGCGGACGAGGCCTCGCCCGCGGGCGCATCTACGACGTGGAGGGACGGCTGCTCGTCTCCGTCGTCCAGGAGGGGCTGTTCCGGGCGCTGTAGGTCACTCTCCTCTGCGGCGCAGCCAGCCCAGCAGTCCTCCTCGTGATCGCCTGGGCTCCTCGGTCGGGGCGGGAGTCCGGTGCGGGGCGGCAGGGGGTTCCGGCCGCTTCGCCTTCGGTCGTGGTGCGGGGCGGTACCTGCGCGCCTCGTCCAGCGCCTGGGTCAGGTCCGCCCGGAGCCAGCTGATCTCGTCCGCGTCGTCCGCCGTCATGATCCGCTCGGCGAGGTGCGCGGCGGGTGATCCGGGTGCGCCGTGTGCGGGCGGTGCGGGCCGGAACCTGTTCAGATGCGCCCGCTCATAAGGGTCTGTGACGATCTCCGCGATCTGTACGGGGTCGAGCAGGGCGGCCACTGCACCGGCATGCTGCCAGGGGTCGTCGGCCTGCCGCAGCAGGAATCCCAGGTGACGTCCGCGCCAGTTGCGGGGCCGTAGGTCCAGGCCTGCGTCCAGTTGGTCGCGAAGGCCCTCGGGTGTTCGGCCGTTCAGCAGCTGAGCGTTCTTCTCGTCGGCCGCGAACTGACGTAGTTCTTCGGCCAGATAGAGCCAGACAATCGCTCGGTAGCGGTTGAGATAGAAGGAGACCGGGACCACCAGGCCGAGCCGGGCGAGGCGGGTGAACCTCCCTGCGGTCACCTCCATGATGCGGGCGCCTTCCGTGGCCCCTACCGCCTTGACGGCGCTGAGCAGCCTCTCCTGGAAACCCTCTTCGGCGCGGAGCCGCTCAATCTCCTGCTGGGCCACGCGACGTCCCCCGCCTCCCTCGTCGGGCACGGTCCGGATGCGTCCGAGGTGCACGGCGAGGTCGAACTCGCGCCGTTTCAAACCGAGTTCGCGAGCGGCGCGGCTCGGCGCCCAGGAAAGCCGGTGCGGTTTCGTGATGGTGTCGCCAGACATGTCTCCCCCGTGGAGTCAGCGGCTCACGCCCTGTGCGCTCGCCGTGAAAAAACCGTAGCCGGTCCGGCGGATCTCGTGGCGAGCCTGTGGATAACTCACGGAGGATGGAAAATGCGCAGGTCAGGCGTCTGATGCCGGAGGGTGCTCGGGCTGTCGGGCGTCCACGCCGAGGTGCTCACCGACACGATTGACGAGCAGGGTCATCTCGTAGGCGATCTGGCCGATGTCGGCCTCCGCGCCGCTGAGGACGCACAGACAGCTGCCGCTGCCGGCCGCGGTGACGAACAGGACCGCGTCGTCGAACTCCACCATGGTCTGGCGCACTCTGCCCGCGCCGAAGTGGCGTCCGGAGCCCTTGGCCAGGCTGTGCAGCCCGGAGGAGACGGCGGCGAGGTGTTCCGCGTCCTCGCGTCGTAGGCCCGTACTCGCTCCCGTGACCAGCCCGTCGTTGGACAGGACCAATGCGTGCCGCACCTGTTCGACGCGCTCGGTCAGATCGTCCAGCAGCCAGTCGAGTCCCTGGTTCTGCGCCATGATCCGCTCTCCCCGTGTGATGTCTCCCCCTGGCTGGAGGATCTGCCGGCCACCCTTCCGGACGACCCGGCGTCAGGGCAAGGATGATGGAGGCATGGCACAGAAGATGACCGATGAGGAATGGCGAGCGTTCGTCTCGGACGGCACCCGCACCGGCAAGCTGTCGACCGTCCGGGCAGACGGAAGCCCACATGTGGCGCCGATCTGGTTCGTGCTCGATGGCGACGACGTGGTGTTCAACACCGGCAGCAGGAGTGTGAAAGGGCGCAATCTGGCCCGTGACGGGCGTGTCGCGCTGTGCGTGGACGCCGACCGGCCGCCGTTCGACTACGTGATACTGACCGGTCGCGCCCACATTTCGGAGGATGTCGCGGAGCTGCGTCACTGGGCCGCGCGCATCGGTGCGCGGTACATGGGCGAGGAACGCGCCGAGGAGTTCGGGGACCGCAACGGCGTCCCCGGCGAACTCCTCGTCCGCGTCACGATCGACAAGGTCCTGGCGGAGAAGGGCGTCGCGGACTGAGCCGGACTCCCGTCTCAGCCCACTGAGTCGAGCAGCCGGGCGGTGTGCATACGCCCGGCGTACTCGACGAGTCGGATCAGCACCTCCTTTCCCGAGTCGCGGTCGCGGGCGTCACAGAGCACCACGGGTGTTCCCTGGTCGAGGTCGAGGGCGCGGGAGACGTCATGGGCGCCGTATGCGCGCGCGCCGGCGAAGCAGTTCACGGCCACCACGAACGGGATGTGCCGGTGCTCGAAGTAGTCGACGGCGGGGAAGCAGTCCTCCAGGCGCCGGGTGTCCGCGAGGACCACGGCGCCGAGGGCTCCTTGCGACAACTCGTCCCACAGGAACCAGAAGCGGTCCTGGCCCGGCGTACCGAAGAGGTAGAGGGACAGGCCGGAGCGGATGGTGATGCGTCCGAAGTCCATGGCGACGGTCGTGGTGACCTTCTGATCCACGCCGTCGGTGTCGTCCACCGACTGGCCGACTTCGCTGAGCAGTTCCTCGGTGCGCAGCGGCCTGATCTCGCTGACCGCGCCCACCAGGGTGGTCTTGCCCACGCCGAATCCGCCGGCGACCAGTATCTTCAGCGCCAGAGGGGCGGACTCGCCGTCCTGGGCATCGGAGTTCTCGGAGACCATCGATCACTTCTCTCGGGAGTGCCGGCAACGGTCGACGTGTGACGTCAGCATCATGACAACTGCTGCTTCCTCTTGAGGGATTGGACCGCTATTGGCCGGTTTTCGAACGTTCATCTACAGCGCCCGCAATCCCTCGATCACCTCGCGCAGAATCCGTTCGTCGGGCAGCTGCGCCGGCGGCACCGGGCGGCTGACGGTGACGCAGCCGAGTTCCAGCAGGTTGCCCAGGAGTACGCGCACCACACCCACGGGCAGATCGGCGCCCGCGGCGAGTTCCGCGACCGACTGGGTCTCGGTGCGGCACAGCTCGACGAGCGCGCGGTGTTCCGGCCCGAGCGTGGTGTCGTCGAATCCGGGTGCGCCCGCATCCAGGGTGACGAGGGCGATGAGGTCGAACCGCACTCCGGTGGGGCCGGGTTTGGTACGTCCGCCCGTCATCGCGTACGGGCGGACCAGGGGCCCTGCCTCGTTGTCGTACCACTGGCTGCCCTGCTCCCGCGGGGCGCCCGTCAGGTGATCGGTCATGTGCGCGGACCGCCCTCTCGGTTCATCGGGCGGCGGGCGGCCGCGCGGCGACGCGCGGCGCCGTGTAGAGGTGCTCGCCGACGCGCTTGACCAGCCGCGCCATCTCGTAGGCCACCAGCCCGATGTCGGCGGTGACGGCGGTGAGGACGGCGAGGCAGGAGCCGTCGCCCGCCGCGGCCACGAACAGGAAGCCGTCGTCCATCTCCACCATGGTCTGGCGTACGCCTCCCGCGCCGAAGTGCCGGCCGGCGCCCTTGGCCAGGCTGTGGAAGCCGGAGGCGACCGCGGCGAGGTGCTCGGCGTCCTCACGGCGGAGGTCGGTGGACGCGCCCACGGCCAGTCCGTCGTTGGACAGCACCACGGCGTGCCTGACTTCGCTCACGCGCTGGACCAAGTCGTCCAGCAGCCAGTCGAGTTCGCCCGACCTCCCCCACTGTCGGCTTCGCTCGAGCGGGGGGACCCCCACGTCGGCCCTCATGCTCGGGTCCTGGATCATGCGGGGTCTCCTTCGCTGCTGTGACTGCCCGCCGGGGTTTCTGGAGCGGCACCGCGTCCCGGCTGCCTGCCGCCGCCGCGCGTCCAGCCGTCGCGGTACGCCGCCATGCGGTCCCGCACGAGTTCGGGTGTGCG
This genomic window from Streptomyces sp. DG2A-72 contains:
- a CDS encoding roadblock/LC7 domain-containing protein; this translates as MRADVGVPPLERSRQWGRSGELDWLLDDLVQRVSEVRHAVVLSNDGLAVGASTDLRREDAEHLAAVASGFHSLAKGAGRHFGAGGVRQTMVEMDDGFLFVAAAGDGSCLAVLTAVTADIGLVAYEMARLVKRVGEHLYTAPRVAARPPAAR